CTCCTGTACTATCCTGTATGAGGgttaaaaatctatttttaaaaaagaaagtaaaacaaatttGAACCCCTTCTAACTGAAAATGTAATAATTGTCCTCAGAGTCCGGGCATTTCattatcaacaacaacaacaaaaaaaacctggaCCTGAGCAAGGCAAATAATGGCACAACCTAACCTCTTAGCATGACGTGGCCTTGAGAGCTGGCCAAACCGACTGTCCACCAACCTTTTTCCTCAGGTTCGCCTTTATTTCCTCCTCTGTTAGCTGCGGCTTCTCCTCTTTTATCTCCTCAGTGCTGGGGTCATTACCCACAGTCTTTGTGCATACCTTTGAGTCCTGTGGTGCCAGTGGTGACTTTAATGCATTATTGTGTTTCTCTAAAATACCTTTGGGATTCCTGAAATTTCCCATAAGTTCTTTGTGACCCCGTCTCCAGTTGTGTCTACCTGTGAGGCTCTGAGAGGATGCCTGCTCGGTATTGATGACTCTCAGGCAGCGAGAAACAGAGGCTGACCCATCTTGGCCTTCGCTCACAGACAGGTCCGGGTTTGGAAATGAGGCACTGTTCGTAAGAAGGCTGGGATCAGGGAGAGCCATGTTAGGTGCCACTACAGAGCCAGGAAAGTGTGGGTAAGGATGGCCGCTggcagaaagagagggaggaatGTTATACTGATTATATGACCAGTAAGGATTTGTAGCACCGCTGTAGTGGCCACTCTGGGTAACAGCGAAATGTGAGTACTGAGACAAAGTGTAGTCTGGAAACggagaagcagcaggatgaggAAACACGGGATTTTGTGAATAAGGATAAGGAGAAAAATGTTTCGAGTCTTTTCGCTCTCTGTCCCTCAGTGTTTCTCTGCTGTTCCGTCTATCTCTGTGTTTCAGtctctctctgcttctttcTCGCGAGCGGCTTCGTTCGGCCTTTCGCCGCCGTTTCAAATCTCTGCTGCGAGAGCGCCGACGGCGTGAGGGGCTTGGGCTAGAGTTTCTAGAGGCTGACctggaggaagatgaggaagaggaagaggaattTCTGTGATCTCTAAGGGAGCGCGTCTGCTGTGTCTCGTCCTCCCCTCTGCTGTcagtcctcctcctcccttcACTCTTCCTCACCCTCCCTTCGCTCTTCCTCCCATGCATTCTCTCCTGACTCTCGTCTGTTTTGCTGCTCCGCAGAGGAGAGCGTGACGACTTCCTGCGATCTCGGTCACGAGAGTGCTTCTGGCGGCTCTCGTGCTCCTCTCTGCTGTTCGCACGTTCGTTTTTCCTCCCACACAGCCTGTCCTGAGTGCGGTTTGCCAGTTTGCTCAGCTCGTCCACGTCCAGGTTCCATCCCAGAGTTTTAAGAATGCTCTGCAGCTGTTCATGCTGCTCACTCACCGATGaggtttcttctttttcctcttcctcctccttcttcttcttcttcactgccACCGGCGACTTTGATCGATTACTAGAGCCCAAACTGTGGTCTCTTTtgcccttcttcttcttctcctcatcACCAGGTAATAAGAGCCTCTCTCGAGTAGATGAATCAGTCTTTTTCTCTCCACTGTTGGTCTTGTTGAGGCCTGCCAGCAGGTCTCCACCGTTTGACTTGCTGTCACTGTCATCACCGAGCCCAGGAATTAGGGTACCACTCTTTAAAGGCTGGCTCTTACTGGCCTGGTTGAGACCCTTCAGCAAGGGTCCACTCTTCAACGACTGGCTCTTGCTTGCCCAGTTGAGGCTTAGCCTAATGGGCTTAGTGTTTGAGAGTTGGTTCTCACTGGGTGATGTGGCTCCAGTATTTAACTGTTGGCTTTCACTAGCCTGGTTGAGGTCTGTCAGCAGGGCTCCACTGCCTGCCTGCTCACTGTCACTGGCTTTGCTGAGTACTGGCTGTGAGGCACCGCTGCCAATACTCTTGCTGGGCTGGCTGAAGCCTTTCAGCGAGGCTCCAGTCTTCGACCGCTG
This sequence is a window from Oreochromis niloticus isolate F11D_XX linkage group LG6, O_niloticus_UMD_NMBU, whole genome shotgun sequence. Protein-coding genes within it:
- the LOC102076043 gene encoding uncharacterized protein LOC102076043 isoform X2; the protein is MNQREWKDAVHRLQRLLEPSCHSMGNASRGHRDWDTYHEHSRYTVPEPQRSDVRWKELSPSSHHVHSKVPEVEDPDGEPLPYSEEDVELARKQQLLREMEERIMHKKATLAMKTQFVETPPGVSGDKQPAMCVGQTLRDRVKEILMQRQYLSYFSKVQLARERRSSSCRSKGGVLQEQHPLKLRVKALMKKRHTVLPPYSEQGPDVTWPPSSRSVTSPPKREDVINKGFECFLSVLNKGVDINLLKPEDDCGEVPGVSLPPHGRSISSPAKDENNVNKGFERFLNILNKGVDIEKFSRIMRNDREDLPLGEEPLNIQLPEVGSKSDPPFRTEKQQLNSGASLLGLRQPSESLLSMDNDIEASLTQRKESQRLFSGASLEGLSPLSENQCSNSRAILLLSQASESQRSKTGASLKGFSQPSKSIGSGASQPVLSKASDSEQAGSGALLTDLNQASESQQLNTGATSPSENQLSNTKPIRLSLNWASKSQSLKSGPLLKGLNQASKSQPLKSGTLIPGLGDDSDSKSNGGDLLAGLNKTNSGEKKTDSSTRERLLLPGDEEKKKKGKRDHSLGSSNRSKSPVAVKKKKKEEEEEKEETSSVSEQHEQLQSILKTLGWNLDVDELSKLANRTQDRLCGRKNERANSREEHESRQKHSRDRDRRKSSRSPLRSSKTDESQERMHGRKSEGRVRKSEGRRRTDSRGEDETQQTRSLRDHRNSSSSSSSSSRSASRNSSPSPSRRRRSRSRDLKRRRKAERSRSRERSRERLKHRDRRNSRETLRDRERKDSKHFSPYPYSQNPVFPHPAASPFPDYTLSQYSHFAVTQSGHYSGATNPYWSYNQYNIPPSLSASGHPYPHFPGSVVAPNMALPDPSLLTNSASFPNPDLSVSEGQDGSASVSRCLRVINTEQASSQSLTGRHNWRRGHKELMGNFRNPKGILEKHNNALKSPLAPQDSKVCTKTVGNDPSTEEIKEEKPQLTEEEIKANLRKKLEAFNQKAKNTSQLPHSKVMQPANSLISEID
- the LOC102076043 gene encoding uncharacterized protein LOC102076043 isoform X1, which encodes MSLCLHYVRRHLDCRMNQREWKDAVHRLQRLLEPSCHSMGNASRGHRDWDTYHEHSRYTVPEPQRSDVRWKELSPSSHHVHSKVPEVEDPDGEPLPYSEEDVELARKQQLLREMEERIMHKKATLAMKTQFVETPPGVSGDKQPAMCVGQTLRDRVKEILMQRQYLSYFSKVQLARERRSSSCRSKGGVLQEQHPLKLRVKALMKKRHTVLPPYSEQGPDVTWPPSSRSVTSPPKREDVINKGFECFLSVLNKGVDINLLKPEDDCGEVPGVSLPPHGRSISSPAKDENNVNKGFERFLNILNKGVDIEKFSRIMRNDREDLPLGEEPLNIQLPEVGSKSDPPFRTEKQQLNSGASLLGLRQPSESLLSMDNDIEASLTQRKESQRLFSGASLEGLSPLSENQCSNSRAILLLSQASESQRSKTGASLKGFSQPSKSIGSGASQPVLSKASDSEQAGSGALLTDLNQASESQQLNTGATSPSENQLSNTKPIRLSLNWASKSQSLKSGPLLKGLNQASKSQPLKSGTLIPGLGDDSDSKSNGGDLLAGLNKTNSGEKKTDSSTRERLLLPGDEEKKKKGKRDHSLGSSNRSKSPVAVKKKKKEEEEEKEETSSVSEQHEQLQSILKTLGWNLDVDELSKLANRTQDRLCGRKNERANSREEHESRQKHSRDRDRRKSSRSPLRSSKTDESQERMHGRKSEGRVRKSEGRRRTDSRGEDETQQTRSLRDHRNSSSSSSSSSRSASRNSSPSPSRRRRSRSRDLKRRRKAERSRSRERSRERLKHRDRRNSRETLRDRERKDSKHFSPYPYSQNPVFPHPAASPFPDYTLSQYSHFAVTQSGHYSGATNPYWSYNQYNIPPSLSASGHPYPHFPGSVVAPNMALPDPSLLTNSASFPNPDLSVSEGQDGSASVSRCLRVINTEQASSQSLTGRHNWRRGHKELMGNFRNPKGILEKHNNALKSPLAPQDSKVCTKTVGNDPSTEEIKEEKPQLTEEEIKANLRKKLEAFNQKAKNTSQLPHSKVMQPANSLISEID